DNA sequence from the Streptomyces tsukubensis genome:
CGCGTTCATCGGCCAGGAGCACCAAGCCGGTGGCGACCGGACCGCTGAAGCACATCTCGCTCAGCCCGATCACCGTGACCAGCGGGGCGAGCATCCGATGGCGGCGCACATATCGCAGACCGTCGCCCAGTTCACGCCAGGCGGAGCCGCGCTGAGGTTCCTCCGTCAGGGGAGTGACCCGCACGGTAAGCAGCGTGACGAGCGACAGCGCGAAGAGAGCGGCAGCCGCTGTGAATGCACCAGCCGCACCGCCGACTACCAGGACAGCTCCCGCCAGGAGGGGGCCGACAGCATTGCTCAGGCGGAGCGACAACCCGCGCATCCCCTGAACCCGGGCGAGCTGCTCAGGTGCGGTAATACGCGGCGGGAGCGCGCCCACCGCGGGCATGAACACCGCGTCCACCACACCGAAGATCAACGCAACCGTGACCAGCAGCCAGATACCCGGGGACGCCAGCATGAGTGCCCCAGCGACCGCGAGGATTACCGCACAGCGAACCGCGTCGCTGACGACAGCAACCCGGCGCGGCCCGAACCGGTCGGCCACCACACCACCGCCCAGCATGAGCACCGCACGGGGAAGAGCCCCGGCCGCGACCACCAGGCCCACCTGCGACGGCCCCCCAGCGCGTGCGGCCGCCCAGGACAGGGCGAGAAAGTACACAACGTCACCGGCAACCGAAGCCGTATACGCGGCAAGCCAGCGCAGAACGTTGGCATCCCGGTAAGCGGGCCGCACAACCGCGGCTATGCCGTGCGCGTTCACGCCTCACCGGCCGGCGGCAGCGCCGTGCCAGGCGCCGGAAACGCATGCACTTGCACCGCTACCGGCGAAGCACCTTCGGTCGCCTCGCGGTCCCCATCTCGATATCGCAAGATCACCTCGAAGATTTCGGCCCTCATCCTGTCCACGTCGCCCGGGGCCAGATACAGAAGGAAGTCACTGTAGGTAGTGACGTCGAGCCACTTTTGAGGAAGCAGCGGCACCTCATGCGCAGCTCTGCGCAGACGATCTGCAGCGGCAAGGGCGACCGCGTGCGTATACGCGCGTCCGGCCTCGCGCTGCTCCGCAGGAGCGGCCGCGGGATCGTGGATCGACTGGCGATGAGCAGATTTCCACCACCGCTCGCGCCCGGTACCACGGTCCGGCTCCTCCACGATGAGCCCGCCCGAGGCAAGGCGACGCAGGTGATAGCTCGCCGCGCCAGGGTTGATGCCGAGCTCGTCGGAGATCCGGGTGGCAGTGGACGGACCACGCTCGCGCAGCAGGGTGAGCACGTTCAAACGCAACGGGTGAGCGAGCACGCGCAAGGCAGCGGTGTCGAGCTCGATGTCCCGTCCCGAGGACTCAGCAGAGGAAGCAGAGGAAGCAGAGGAAGCGACCATGCGCAGAGCATAGACCTACAACAGTTGTTTCAAAAGAGTTGTTGTGAAGCGTCTAAGTTCCGACCTAGCCCGCCGCATTCAGAAATCGACCGTTAGCCGAACACCCGCCCCCGGGCAGCACCGAACACCCGAACCCCCCACCTCGGGCGTTCATTTTCCCGTTCATCAACTGCTGGCGTTCAGATCGCTACCTGAAGGCGTTTGATGAACAGAGAGGGTGCCCCGGGGCGCTCATCGGACTGGTCCGCGTCAGCACCGACAAGCAGAAGACCCGGCGCCAACACGACGCCCTCGGTCCGATCTGCCTCAAGGTCTTCGAGGAAAGGATCAGCGGCAAGCTCGCCGTCGACGACCGGCCCGGCCTGACCGCCGCCCTTGACTACCTCCGCGACGGCGACATACTCACCGTCCAAGAAGTCGACCGCCTCGGCCGCAACCTCCTCAAAGGGCTGATCGTCCTCAACGACCTCTTCCAGCGCGGCATCGCCGTCAAGGTGCTGGACGGCATCGCCGCCGGCGAGCACACCGAAGGCTCGCTGATCCTGGACCTCGCGCTCGCGCTCGCCGAGGACCGGCGCCGCGACATCGTGAAGAGGACGAAGAACGGCCTGGAATCCGCCCGCGCCCGCGGCCGTGTCGGAGGCCGACACCCCGTCGTGGACGACGACAAACGGCGCGTGATCCTCGCCCGTCGAGCCGAAGGCCAGTCGATCCGGGAGATCGTCGCCGCCGTCAAGGTGTCCGTCGGTGTCGTGCACAAGGCCCTCAACCCAGCAGCGGCACCCGTCGGTAGCCGACCCCCGATGGGCGGATCGCTACATTGAACCGTGGGTCAGATAGAGGACGCCGGGGCCGTTCAGAGACGACCCGGCGGGCACGATTCGTTGAGAAAGGGAAAGCCGACACTCGCGTACGTGCCCGGTGTTCCGGAGTGTCGAGGCCGAATTCGGGGTTCCCGTCGGCCCGAAGCCCGCCGACGGAGCTGTCAGCGGATGGGCGTGGCGAGCTCGTGGACGATATCGAGGTAGGTCGAGGCGACCGGGTTCAGGCCGGTGCGGGGCCACAGGAAGCCGTAGTTGATCGGTGGGGCGTCGTGCAGCGGGACGAAGGCCAGGCCCGGGCGGGAGTGAAAGCCCTGGGCGCGCATCGCCACCGTGCTGACGCCGACGCCCATGCTGACATGGACCAGGACCTCGGGCCAGAAGCGGGTGGCCGGCCCCTGCGGGATCGGCCGGCCGGACGGGGTTCTTCGGGGGAAGTAGTAGTCCATCCAGTATTCGGGGATGTGTTCCGAGGCGATCGTGACCAGCGTCGTGTCGGCGAGGTCTTCCATCGAGACGGAGTCCTTGCCTGCGAAGGGGTGGCCTGCGGGCACCAGCAGTCCGCGCGGCTCGGTGAACATCAGCGCACCCTGCACGATGTCGGGCTCGTCGATGGGGAACTCCGTGAGCTGCAGGTCCACTTCGCCGGCCCGCATGCGGCCGAGCGGGTCGAGGAGCTGGATCTCCTGGATCTCCACCACGCTGTCCGGATGGCGCACGCGGAACAGGTCGGCGGCCTTGACGAGCAGGTTGCCGCACCACGCCCCGGAGAAGCCGACGCGTACCACACCCTTGATGCGCACGCCGCGGGTCGTGGTGACCGCCTGTGCGAGCCCGGCGGCGATCTGGTCGTACGCGGGGCGCAGGTCGTCGCACAGCTGCTCACCAAGCGCGGTCAGCGTCACCTTGCGGCTGTTGCGTTCGAACAGAAGCCCGCCGACGCGGCGTTCGAGCTTGCGGATGGTCTGGCTGATCCGGCCGGTCGTGACGTGCAGGCGTTCCGCGGTGCGCCCGAAGTGCAGCTCCTCGGCAAGTGTGAGAAACGCTTCGAGCTCCAGCCGTTCCAGCATGCCCACCCCTTGAACGTTTAATCGTGCTCAACCTAGCGTGGCTCGGTCGTGTCTTGTTGCGCCGCGCGCTGATCTTGCACGCTGAAGGGGTCGCGTCCGAAGGGCCCCGGGGCCTCGGAGCGGACTCCCCCATCCTGCGAAACGGAGACTTCCACATGAGCAAGGTCGTTGCGGTCATGTACATCACGATGGACGGCGTGGTCGAGGACCCCGCCTGGACCGGCCCGTTCTGGAACGACGAGCACGCCAAGTACCAAAACGGCCAACTGCGCGCGAGCCGCGCCCTGCTGCTGGGGCGTGCGACGTACGAGATCTTCGCGAAGACGTGGCCCCCGCGCGACGAGTCGGACGAGTTCACCGCGCGGATGAACCACCTCCCCAAGTACGTCGCCACCACCACGCTGCAGACGGCGACCTGGAACGCGGCGATCCTCGACGGCGACGTCGTCGAACAGGTCGCCAAGCTCAAGGCCGAGCCGGGCGGCGACCTCCTGGTCTACGGCAGCGCCACGCTCGTCAACACGCTGATCGAGCACGACATGGTCGACGAACTCAAGTTGTTCCTCTACCCGGTGACCGTCGGCACCGGCAAGCGCCTGTTCGTGGACGGCCTCGCCCCGAAGACCTGGACGCTCGCGGGCACCCAGTCCTTCAGCTCGGGCGCGATCGTCCTCGACTACCGCCCGGCCAAGGCGGCCTGACCTGCTGCCCCGCGGCGGGCACGGCGACCACACGCCCGCAACCGCGGCAGCGTCGTCGTAGCCGCGCCACAGTCCCACGCACGCGCGGGCGTGCCGCCGACCGATCGGCGGCACGCCCGTCACGTTCCCGAGCCCAGCTCAACGCGCGTTGCCGCGTTCCTGGTACGGCCCCGCCGCCCGGCGTCGGACGTTCCGAACTGCGGCAGCACCGGCGCGCACGCCGCCGACGGTGCTCTTTCATAGGCCGACATCGCCGCCCAGCTCGTCATCACCAAGGGGAAGAAGAAGGGGGAACACCCGTCGCCCGCGACCGTCATGCGGATGCTGCGCGAGCACGACGAGCGGCAAGCCGTGGACACCTGACCGCCGCGAGGGCCGGTCACGGAGCGCTGCATGTCCGTCTGCCGTAGCTATACGAGGACACCCCCGTCACCTCGATCGCGAGGCTCCTCGGCGTCTCCCGCAACACCATCTACAACTACGTGCCCGAACTCAAGGGCGGTCGCCTCGCGCTCGCTGAGTCGACCAACACAGCGTAACTACCCCGGCCCTCCAGGTCAGAGGACTGATCACCGCCGTTTGCGGCTGGTGACAGGGTTCCTACCGGCACCCCGAGCCGCCTTCCACGTCCCGCCTTCCACGTCCCTGAGGGGCCGGGCCCGCCTCATCCGAGGCGGGCCCGGCCCCTTTCTCCGTCATGGCCTGCGGGGTTCGGCATCCCGGACGGTGTGGAGGTGGATCAGGACATCGAAGGCGCGGCCGAGCGCCAGATCGTAGAGGGGGTAGCCGTCGTAGAACTGGGTGCCGATGCTGCGGGTCGGGCGGGCCATGTTCAGCCAGTCGCGGGCGGCGGGCGCCGCCGTGCGCAGATCGGCGTAGAAGTCGCGGTGGCGGACCCGGTCGAGAGTGTGCTCGTTGGTGCCGGGGGCGGCGGCGCCGACGGTGAACTTCTTCCAGTCGCCGCCGATGGCGGTGGACTTGGAGAGGAAGGAGCCCCGGTCGAAGGTCATGCCGATGGGGAGGTAGTCCCGGCCCAGCGCGTCGCGGAGGAAGGATCCCTGGGTCTTCGGGTACATCCCGGCCGTTGCGGCGATCAGGCCGAGGTGGTCGTTGTGGGCGGAGACCAGCATCTTGTGCCCGGTGCGCCGCTGCCACCACAGGATGTTCCGGGCCATGACCTCGTCGCGGAAGCGCTGGAAGACGGGCAGGCCGGCGAGGTCGTCGACGTCGGCGGTCAGGAAGTAGGTGGTGTCCGCGATGGAGCGGGCGTTCTGCACGGCCCAGTCGTGGGCGTCCCGGTCGCGACCGGCGGCCGCCCTGATCAGGTCGAGCGCCTGCCGGGCCCGGTCCGCGAAGCGCTTGCGTTCGGCGAGCGGCTTGTTCAGATAGTCGAAGACGTCGTCGACGGGGCGCAGTCCCGTGTAGAGCTCGTCGATACGGGGTGCCAGCGCGGGGCGGTGCCGGTGGGCCCAGCCGGTGATCCGGCCGAAGAATTCGTCGGTCATGGAAGGACCGGCGAGGTCGTTGCCGACGAAGTGAACGGTACGGGTGGGGTTGCGGCGGTTGTGGTCGCGCATCCACTCGATGAGGTGCACGAACTCCTCACGGTCCCACGGGGATTTGGCGAGGGTCTCGGCGGCGATCTGCCGGGCGTTCCCCTTGCCGGTCTGGAGGTAGTCGTTGATCTGCAGTCCGGCGGCCCAGCTGAACTCCAGGGAGAAGGCGCGGAACCCCTTCTCCTGGACGAGGTGGCGGAAGAGCCGCTCCTTCATGGTGAAGAACTCGTGGGAGCCGTGGGTGGCCTCGCCCAGGCCCACGACCTTCGCGCCGCCGATCATCGCGCCCAGAGGGCGCAGGTCGGCAGTGCTCCCGCCGGGTTCGGTGGAGCGCAGGGGGTGGGCGATCCGGTCCAGTGCGCGGAGGGCGGGGTCCTGGGCCCGGGTGTCGGTCGCCGCCGGGGTCTGCGGGGTGGCCGGGGCCGCCTGCGCCACCGCGGGGGTGAGGGTCATTCCCATCGCGAGAGCGGCCGTGACGAGCATGGCCCTGCGGCCGATGCACGGATGGTGATGACTGGTCATGCTGGTGGGCTCCTTCGGTTCACCGCCGGCTCCGTGGCGGCCTGAGGAGATCCTCGCCCGCGCTTCCCCGGGGGCGCAGTGACCGCAGCTCCCCTGTTCCCGGGGGAGCCTGCTACACCGGGACGACGTCACCGCCGGAACTGATCCGGCGGGTGAATTCGTCCCGGTGGGTGGAGGCGGTGCGGTACCCGGCGGCCGCGATCCGGTCGGTCGCGCCCGGCCCCGTGCCGGGTTCATCAGGGGGAAGGCGGTCGCTCCACCATGGACGGCACGTTTCTGTTCGGTCTGGGTACCGGCCTCTCGGCCGGTGTGGTCATCGCCCCACTGCTCGCCGTGGCCGCCAGAACGGGCCGCTTCGCCCTGCTCCGCCCGGTTCTGGTGGCCGTCGGTGCCACCTTCGCCTTCTTCCTCGTCCTCGACGCCGTCCTGGAGTCCGGCTCCCGGGAGCCGACCGTCCGGACGCTGGGAATCCTCACCGGGGTGTTGTCGCTGCTCGCGGCCGGGCTGATCACCTGGGCGGTCTTCGAGATCCACCGCGGTGCGCGGCGCCGGGCGTACGGACCGGCCGTACGGCCGCTGTACGCGGGTCTCGTGGTGGCCGCCGCCGCCCTCTCGGTGGGACTGGGCGGTCTGGGCCAGGCCCGGTTCATCCGGGCTGCGGTACGGGCCGCCACCGGCGAGGAGGCCAGCCTCCTGCCGCTGATGGGGGTGGTGCTGGGCCTCTCGACCGGGGTCGTGGTGGCGCTGGCGCTCTTCCACGGCCTGCTGCGGATCCGCCCGGACCGGTGGTTCTTCACCGGGACCGCCGTCCTGCTGACCGTCGTCGGGGCAGGGGTGTTCGCCCAGGGAGTCAACAACCTCCAGTTCGCCCATGTGTTCGGCGGTGACCTGACTCCGGTGTACAACGTCTACTCCGAGGTGCCGTTGGACACCTGGTACGGAACGGCGCTCACCTCCACCGTGGGGTTCAGTCCCTTCCCGACCGCCCTCCAGGTCACCGTCTGGTTCCTGTATCCGGTCCCCGTGCTCCTGCTCCTCCTCGCCCCGATAAGGTTCGGTCGTTCAGTCGGGGGCGCGGGGGCCGAGGAGTAGACGACGACCGATGGAGAAGCCGATTCGGGTGGGAGCGCAGCGGCGCCGGGGCCGCGGGACGGCGGTGACGGGGCTTGTGGCGGCGGTGGCCGTGCTGGCTCTGACGGCGAGCGGATGCGTGACGGTGCACGGGGAGCGGGCGGTCGTCCCGTCGGCGACGAAGGCCGAGGCGGCCCGGGCGCTGAAGGAGTTCGTCACCGCGTTCAACGCGGCGGACAAGGCGTACGATCCGGCGCTCGACGCCGGGCGGGTCACGGGCGCGTTGGGGGCGGTCAACCAGGCCGGGATGAAGTCCCGCAGCGTGACGTACCCCGGCGGCAATCCGCGGCATGTGCCACTGGAGCTGACGGACGTCACGTACTCCATACCGAAGAAGGCGGGCTGGCCGCGGTACTTCCTCGCGGACGCGGACCCCAACCGCGACCGGGACGGCGGTCCCCGTGACGAGCGCTGGCTGCTGGTGTTCCTGCGCGGCGGGCCGACGGACGTCTGGAAGGCCGGCTACCTCAACGCGGTGCCCGCGGCGAAGGCTCCGAAGCTGAAGCGCGACGGCGACGGGCATGTGTCGATGCTCCCCGCCTCGACGGAGAAGCTGGCGCAGCGGCCGGACGGGCTGCCCAAGAGCTACTCGTCCTATATGCAGTCGGGGACACCGCCGGTCTTCGGCGACGGGCCGCACAGCTCGCAGTGGCGGGACAGCAGGCGGCGTACGTCGAACCTGCCGGGGATCTCCACGCAGTGGATCGACCAGCCGCTGGACACGGGCGATTTCGCACCGCTGGCGTTCGCCGCGCAGGACGGCGGGGCGCTGGTGTTCTTCACGATCCGGACGTACGAGCGGCAGACCGCGGCGGGCGGGGTGAAGCTGCCCGTCCACCCCGATGTGAAGCCGCTGCTGACGGGCGAGGTGAAGACGTCGCTGACGAAGGAGCGGGTGTCCGCCCAGGCGGTGCTGGTGCCCGCGGCGGGCGGCGGGGCGGCGGCGAAGACGGAGATTTTGAGCCGGCTGGCGGGCCTGACGACGGCGAAGGGCGCGTAGGCAGCCGGGGGCTGCGGTCCGGGGGGGCGGGTGCGTGCGGGGCGGTGGGGCCCGTTTCCGGCAGCGGGCCGTGGCCGCAGCGAGCCGGGTCCGGCCTGCTGCGGCGTCGGTACGGGCAGGGCTCCCGGTGCTCCGGCCGAGCGCGGGGGGGCGTCCGCCCCGGTCCGCCGCCGGCCTCGGGTCGTGGCCGCCGCGAACCCCGTTCCGCCCGCCGCGGCGAAGGTACGGGGTGAGGCGGCGGCGTCCCGTCAGTGGTGGAGCGGCCACGCTTCCTCGTGGTCGACCGCGTACCGCGCGCACGCGTCCGTGAGGGCGCCCAGCAGGGTCAGCGGTTCGGGGAGGGCGTGCTCCGGGCCCCGTACCCAGGTCACCGCGTGGTCACCCGGCAGCCGGGACGGCGGCACCAGCACATAGCTGCCGCGGCAGTGCCAGCGCAGCCCCGGATGCTCGTCCATCGTCTCGGGGTGGCAGTCCAGCTCGCAGGGCCACCACTCGTCCTCGTCCTCCGGGGTCCCGCGGGTCTGGGTGAAGAAGAGCGCGCGGGCTTCCTCGCCCTCGCCGCTCGCCTCGGCGACCGGGCCCACCTCGACACCCTGCTCCAGCAGTCTGGCGAGGGCGTTGCGGCCCGCTTCGAGGGGGACGTCGAGGACGTCGTGGACCATGCCGGTCGCGGTGATGAAGTTCGCCTCGGGGTCGCCCTGCGCCCAGCGGGAGATCTGCGCCGGGTCGGTCGTGGACTGCGTCTGCCAGGCGAACGAGACGGGGTGCCGGCCCGGTGTCGGACAGCCGATGCGCTCGCACGAGCAGCGGTACGCGACGGGATACGCGGCGGGCGCGAGTGGCAGTCCCGCGGCGGCGACGGCAAGCAGCAGATCCTCACGGCCCGAATCGTCCGGCTCACTGTCCCGTGAGCGCCTGCGCAGCCAGCCGGCCAGCCTGCTCTCCCGGGGGAGCCCGCTCCCCGCGCCGCGGTAACGGCCTTTACCGTCGCCCATCTATCCCCTCACAGATCACAGCTCGCCCCTCGCGGTCTCTGCCATGGTCCCACCATCCTGCGCCGCGGGTGTCCACTGTCCCCAACCACGTGCCCCGTCCGGGCATTCCGGAGCGCACGGGGAAGGAGTACGGGATACTGCCCTGCGCCGGGCGCCGACGGGGCGCGAGCGGGCGGAAACGGTGCGGAAAAGGCATGGCACGGGCGGTACGCGGGCCGGTACGGCCTGCGACGGAGACCTTCCGGGCCGGGCGGGGACCGCGGCCGCGGGGGCCGCGGGAAGTGGCAGGGATCACCAGCCGGCCGTCGCGCCGGGACGCCCCCGGCCCGCGGATGCCCATGGCGGTCGGCGGTCGGCGGTCGTCCGTGGGGCGGGCCGGGGATCACCCGCGCGGGCGCAGCCCGTACAGGGCGTACTCCACGATCCGGTCGGTGTAGTCGTGGGTCAGCGGCAGCGTCCGCAGCAGCCAGCGGTGCAGCAGCGGGCCGACGAAGAGTTCGGTGGCGATCCGGGGGTCGATCCCCGGGTCCGCTTCGCCCGCTTCCTGTGCCGCCTCCAGCCGTTCGGTGTAGAGCCTCAGGCCCGGGTCGAGGAGCTTCTCCAGGAATTCGGCGCCGACCGTCTCGTCGACGATGCCCGCGGCGGCCAGGGCGCGGGTGGGGCCCTCGTACCGGGGGTCGGTCAGCTCGTCCACGGACGCCCGCAGCACGGCCTTGAGGTCGGCTTCGAGATCGCCCGTATCGGGGAAGCCGGCGCCGTGCGCCGGGTCCACCGGGGTGACCAGGTCGAGGAAGGCTTCGAGGAGGACGGCGGCCTTCGAGGGCCACCAGCGGTAGATGGTCTGCTTGCCGACGCCCGCGCGGGAGGCGATGCCCTCGATGGTCGTACGCGCGTAGCCGACCTCGGTGACCAGGTCGAGCGCGGCCTCGTAGATCGCGCGGCGGGAGCGCTCGCTGCGCCGGGAGGAGTCGGGGTGCCTGGGCTCGGTCGTGGTCTCGGTCTCTGCCATGCCCCCAATCTAGCAATGCTGAGCCGATACGTATCGTCTCGCTGACACGATCCGGCCGATGTGTACCGTCTCGCCGATCCGCCGGCCGGAAGGTGACGCACCGCGGTCGCCGCGCCCTCGGGAAACTCACCGGAAACCGGACGGAAACCGAGGGAACAGCGCATCGGCACACGTCCCGTGCGGATGCGGGCAGTTGGGCGCACCATGGCTTCCACGCGAACCCGCGTAACCGCCGTTTCGTCCGTGAGGAGCCCACCTTGCGCTCATCGCTTCGCGACGCATCGCCCCGCCGTTATCTGATGTGCCCACCCGCGCACTTCCAGGTGACGTACTCCATCAACCCGTGGATGGACCCGTCCAAGCCCGTCGACCTGCCGCTGGCCATGACCCAGTGGGAGGACCTGCGGGACCGCTATCTCGCCCTCGGCCACACCGTCGAACTGCTCGCCCCCCGCCCCGGTCTGCCCGACATGGTCTTCGCCGCCAACGGCGCGACCGTCATCGACGGACGGGTGCTGGGCGCCCGCTTCGCCCACCGGGAGCGCGAGGCGGAGGCCGCGGTCCACCGGGACTGGTTCGGGGCCGCCGGATTCACCGAGGTCCACGAGGCGGCCCACGTCAACGAGGGCGAGGGCGACTTCGCCGTCACCGCGTCCTACGTCCTGGCCGGGCGCGGCTTCCGGTCCTCCCCGCTCTCGCACGGCGAGGCCCAGGAGTTCTTCGGCCGGCCGGTCATCGGCCTCGACCTGATCGACCCCCGCTACTACCACCTGGATACGGCCCTGTGCGTCCTCGACGACGCGGCCGACGAGATCATGTACTACCCGGACGCCTTCTCGCCGGGCAGCCGCGCGGTCCTGGCCCGGCTCTTCCCCGACGCGCTCGTCGCGGCCGAGAAGGACGCGGCTGCCCTCGGGCTGAACGCGGTGAGCGACGGACGCCATGTGCTGCTGCCGCAGGCGGCCGTGGGGCTGTTCGAACCGCTGCGGGACCGCGGGTTCGAGCCGCTCGGGATGGATCTGGGCGAGCTGCTGAAGGGCGGCGGCAGTGTGAAGTGCTGTACGCAGGAGATCCGCGCCGCGGCCTGAGCGGGCCGGGGTCCCGGGGTGGTCGCCGCCCCGGGGCCCCGGCCGTCGGTACGGGTCAGTCGTCCTCCGGGGGCGGCCACTCGTCGCCCCACGCGGCATCGCGCGCGGCCTTGTAGAGGGGGCCCTGCCGCTTGGTGACGTTGATCCGGTCCAGGCCGTCGTGGCCCGTGCAGAGGTCCAGCAGGACCAGCCCCTTGCGGATCTGCGGCTTCCGGGTGATCCGGGCCGTCGCGGGGTGGACGGGGAAGCGGGTCGCGACGACGTAGCTGAACTTCTCGTCCTCGTACGCCAGGGAGCCGCCCTTGACCTGCCGGTGCAGGGACGAGCGGGCCACGCGGGCCGAGAAGTGGCACCAGTCGGAGCCCGGCACGATCGGGCAGGTTCCGCTGTGCGGGCAGGGCGCGGCGACCGTCAGCCCGGCGGCGACGAGAAGATCGCGGGCGGCGATGATCCGCTCGTACCCGTCGGGGGTGCCCGGCTCGACGATCACCACGGCCTGTGCGGCGCGGGCGGCCTCGGTGACGACGGCGGTACGGTCCGCCTCGGTCAGCTCCTTGAGGACGTACGACACGGTGACGAGATCGGTGCTCCCGATCCGGAGCGCCGTACTGATCCGGGCCCGCTGCCAGTCCGCGCCGGACGGCCCGGCGCCGCCGGATCCGGCCGCCAGCTCCCGTCCGAGGGCGAGCGCCGGTTCGGACCAGTCGAGGACGGTCGTCCCGGTCCGCCACTCCCCCGCGACGGCCCAGCTCGCGGCCCCGGTGCCGCCGCCGATATCGGTGTGGGAGGCGGGCGTCCAGTCGGGGGCCGCGTCCCGCAGCGCGCCCAGGGCGGCCCGTACCGCCTCGAAGGTCGCGGGCATCCGGTACGCCGCGTACGCGACCACGTCGGCCCGGTCCCGCAGCACGGGGGCGCCGGTGGGGGTCTCGCCCCGGTAGTTCGCGATCAGCCGCTCGACGGCCTGCGCGGCCCGGTTCGGGGGCAGCCCGTCCACCAGCGCGGCGAGCCCTCGGCGGAGGGCGTCGGCGGTGGTGTCGGCGTCGGGGGCGGGAAGGGTGTCGCTCACCGGAGAATTCTAGGTGGTGTCCGGAGAGCGCCGTCCCCGCCCGGAGCGGGGCGGGGACGGCGCTTCCGTGGTCCCCGGAACCCGGGCGGGGACGGCCCGACCCCGTGGTGTCAGAGCCGGGCGGGTGTCCGCCACGGGCGGCACAGGAGCAGGAAGGACGCGACCGCCGCCAGCCCGCACCCGAGCTGGACGACGGCCATTGGGACCGCCGTGTCCTCGCCCGCGAGGCCCACCAGCGGGGAGGCTGCGGCGCCCATCAGGAATCCGGACGTGCCGATCAGCGCGGAGGCGGAGCCCGCCGCGTGCGGGGTGCGGTTCAGGGCCAGGGCATTGGTGTTCGGCATGGTCAGACCCTGGGCGGCCATCAGCACGAAGAGTCCGGCCGCGACGCCGACGAGGCCCGGTTCACCGAGGACACCCGTCGTCATCACGGTCAGCGCGGCCGCCGCGAGCACGATCACCACCAGCCCGCAGGCCAGCGCCTTGTCCAGGCTGACCCGGCCGACGAGCAGCCGGCCGTTGATCTGGCCGACCGCGATCAGACCGATGGAGTTGAGGCCGAAGAGCAGGCTGAAGGCCTGCGGCGAAGCGCCGTAGATCTCCTGGACGACGAACGGGGACGCGGCGATGTAGGCGAACAGGGCGGCGAAGGAGAACGCGCCGGTGAGTACGTACCCCGTGAACACGCGGTCCCCGAGCAGCCCGCGCATCGTCCGCAGGGACTCCCGGACGCCGCCCGTCCGGCGCGCATCGCGCGGCAGCGTCTCCGGCAGCCACTTCAGGATCACCAGGGTCAGTACGGCTCCGACGCCGGTGAGGACCAGGAAGATGCCCCGCCAGTCGGTGAAGCGGAGGACCTGGCCGCCGATCAGCGGGGCGACGATCGGGGCGACGCCGGAGATCAGCATCAGGGTGGAGAAGAAGCGGGCCATCGCCACGCCCTCGTACAGATCGCGGACCACGGCCCGGGCGATCACGATGCCCGCGGCCCCCGCGAGCCCCTGGACCAGCCGCAGGGCGATGAGGACACCGGCGCCGGGGGCCAGGGCGCACAGGGCGGTCGCGACGACATAGACCACCATCCCGATCAGCAGCGGACGCCGGCGGCCCCAGCGGTCACTGAGCGGCCCGGCGACGAGCTGGCCGAGGGCGAGACCGGCGATACAGGTGGTGAGGGTGAGCTGAATCGTCGCGGCGGACGCCGAGAGGGAGTCCGTCACGGCGGGCAGCGCGGGCAGGTACATGTCCATGGAGAGCGGTGGCAGCGCGGCCATCCCGCCCAGGACGAGGGTGACGAGCAGCCCGGCACGGCGGGCGGCGGGAACGGGCTTGCCTCCGGCGGGGGCGGTCGGGGCCGGGGGCTCGGGGGCGGGCT
Encoded proteins:
- a CDS encoding dihydrofolate reductase family protein; the encoded protein is MSKVVAVMYITMDGVVEDPAWTGPFWNDEHAKYQNGQLRASRALLLGRATYEIFAKTWPPRDESDEFTARMNHLPKYVATTTLQTATWNAAILDGDVVEQVAKLKAEPGGDLLVYGSATLVNTLIEHDMVDELKLFLYPVTVGTGKRLFVDGLAPKTWTLAGTQSFSSGAIVLDYRPAKAA
- a CDS encoding erythromycin esterase family protein, encoding MTSHHHPCIGRRAMLVTAALAMGMTLTPAVAQAAPATPQTPAATDTRAQDPALRALDRIAHPLRSTEPGGSTADLRPLGAMIGGAKVVGLGEATHGSHEFFTMKERLFRHLVQEKGFRAFSLEFSWAAGLQINDYLQTGKGNARQIAAETLAKSPWDREEFVHLIEWMRDHNRRNPTRTVHFVGNDLAGPSMTDEFFGRITGWAHRHRPALAPRIDELYTGLRPVDDVFDYLNKPLAERKRFADRARQALDLIRAAAGRDRDAHDWAVQNARSIADTTYFLTADVDDLAGLPVFQRFRDEVMARNILWWQRRTGHKMLVSAHNDHLGLIAATAGMYPKTQGSFLRDALGRDYLPIGMTFDRGSFLSKSTAIGGDWKKFTVGAAAPGTNEHTLDRVRHRDFYADLRTAAPAARDWLNMARPTRSIGTQFYDGYPLYDLALGRAFDVLIHLHTVRDAEPRRP
- a CDS encoding recombinase family protein gives rise to the protein MVRVSTDKQKTRRQHDALGPICLKVFEERISGKLAVDDRPGLTAALDYLRDGDILTVQEVDRLGRNLLKGLIVLNDLFQRGIAVKVLDGIAAGEHTEGSLILDLALALAEDRRRDIVKRTKNGLESARARGRVGGRHPVVDDDKRRVILARRAEGQSIREIVAAVKVSVGVVHKALNPAAAPVGSRPPMGGSLH
- a CDS encoding ArsR/SmtB family transcription factor, with translation MVASSASSASSAESSGRDIELDTAALRVLAHPLRLNVLTLLRERGPSTATRISDELGINPGAASYHLRRLASGGLIVEEPDRGTGRERWWKSAHRQSIHDPAAAPAEQREAGRAYTHAVALAAADRLRRAAHEVPLLPQKWLDVTTYSDFLLYLAPGDVDRMRAEIFEVILRYRDGDREATEGASPVAVQVHAFPAPGTALPPAGEA
- a CDS encoding FTR1 family protein — protein: MDGTFLFGLGTGLSAGVVIAPLLAVAARTGRFALLRPVLVAVGATFAFFLVLDAVLESGSREPTVRTLGILTGVLSLLAAGLITWAVFEIHRGARRRAYGPAVRPLYAGLVVAAAALSVGLGGLGQARFIRAAVRAATGEEASLLPLMGVVLGLSTGVVVALALFHGLLRIRPDRWFFTGTAVLLTVVGAGVFAQGVNNLQFAHVFGGDLTPVYNVYSEVPLDTWYGTALTSTVGFSPFPTALQVTVWFLYPVPVLLLLLAPIRFGRSVGGAGAEE
- a CDS encoding LysR family transcriptional regulator yields the protein MLERLELEAFLTLAEELHFGRTAERLHVTTGRISQTIRKLERRVGGLLFERNSRKVTLTALGEQLCDDLRPAYDQIAAGLAQAVTTTRGVRIKGVVRVGFSGAWCGNLLVKAADLFRVRHPDSVVEIQEIQLLDPLGRMRAGEVDLQLTEFPIDEPDIVQGALMFTEPRGLLVPAGHPFAGKDSVSMEDLADTTLVTIASEHIPEYWMDYYFPRRTPSGRPIPQGPATRFWPEVLVHVSMGVGVSTVAMRAQGFHSRPGLAFVPLHDAPPINYGFLWPRTGLNPVASTYLDIVHELATPIR
- a CDS encoding MFS transporter, with product MAAVVRPAYRDANVLRWLAAYTASVAGDVVYFLALSWAAARAGGPSQVGLVVAAGALPRAVLMLGGGVVADRFGPRRVAVVSDAVRCAVILAVAGALMLASPGIWLLVTVALIFGVVDAVFMPAVGALPPRITAPEQLARVQGMRGLSLRLSNAVGPLLAGAVLVVGGAAGAFTAAAALFALSLVTLLTVRVTPLTEEPQRGSAWRELGDGLRYVRRHRMLAPLVTVIGLSEMCFSGPVATGLVLLADERGWGASGMGWIASAFSVGAAASALLLTVSARIPRAGLAMCGTLLATAAGTVALGHAPSLPIAVISSSLIGLTSGVTTTVTQALVQTETDPHYLGRVTSVTTLCTLGLAPVLFPAVGITVALWGAEVFFIGCGAICLLAAALGLSVPVLRRAELNPPRPASPAGQ